One genomic window of Magnolia sinica isolate HGM2019 chromosome 3, MsV1, whole genome shotgun sequence includes the following:
- the LOC131238889 gene encoding uncharacterized protein LOC131238889, whose product MTIANYKVYHILVDIKSLTDIIYSEAFERMGIDRSHLRPMKTPLHCFVRDKVIFEGAISLPMTAGEGQHQVTLLVDLLLVNALTINVLDSRAPIEDSSMEDLVTVPLKEANLSKMVLLGSSMNFEQRSQMLAFLQQHKDVFAWSHKDMPGISLEVMVHKLNVNPNHRPMKQKRRAFDPKRYSAIVDEVSKLRLFWIDQLVDNTTEHELISFLDAYSGYNQIAMHPLDR is encoded by the exons ATGACTATAGCTAACTACAAGGTTTACCACATCCTGGTCGATATCAAAAGCTTGACCGACATCATCTACTCTGAGGCGTTTGAGAGAATGGGGATTGACAGGTCACACCTCCGACCTATGAAGACCCCCCTGCACTGCTTTGTTAGGGATAAGGTGATCTTcgagggagccatctccctccccaTGACAGCAGGGGAAGGGCAGCATCAAGTCACACTTCTAGTCGACCTCCTCCTTGTGAAC GCCCTCACCATCAACGTCCTCGACTCTAGAGCTCCTATAGAAGATTCCTCCATGGAGGACTTAGTGACCGTCCCACTCAAAGAAGCCAACCTGAGCAAAATGGTTCTGCTCGGATCGTCGATGAATTTTGAGCAGCGGTCTCAGATGCTGGCTTTCTTACAGCAACACAAGGATGTCTTCGCCTGGTCACACAAAGACATGCCAGGCATCTCTCTCGAGGTTATGGTCCACAAGCTGAATGTGAACCCAAATCATAGACCGATGAAGCAAAAGAGGAGGGCGTTCGACCCCAAAAGATACTCTGCCATAGTAGATGAAGTGTCGAAGCTCCGCCTGTTCTGGATTGATCAACTGGTGGATAACACAACTGAACACGAACTGATATCCTTCTTGGACGCTTACTCCGGGTATAATCAGATCGCAATGCATCCTCTAGATAGGTAG